A genome region from Gemmatimonadota bacterium includes the following:
- a CDS encoding PAS domain-containing protein, whose translation MPPKKRSAPLANELPPVPATPTPDTAEASTLGSPLRAAAEARFAELASIADRLPTELSPAADVVKRALHELRVHQIELEMQNEELRVAQAALQESRAQFVDLYDFAPVGYVTVAESGLVVHANLLAGTMLGATRSAIVGTAFSRYLDPRDRDTFFLLRQRLVSLGSTPPVDVRADKRDGTTLWVHIAASLAPTTDGAKVCLLSITDITARIKAESAHHASEEKLQSLVELAPVGIAIVHPDNTMSSYNPAFERMLGAPPVQLKTGHFVSPNYLRADGTPMPPEEFPAARAVQEQRAVRNVEVGLVGAHGAITWAEVSAAPLRSASPPTTAWWCTPISPRGSEPRSNCARAKRAITGSWSGRMSR comes from the coding sequence GTGCCTCCGAAAAAACGTTCCGCGCCGCTCGCAAACGAGCTCCCCCCGGTGCCGGCAACGCCTACGCCTGACACGGCGGAAGCCAGCACGCTTGGTTCTCCCCTCCGCGCGGCCGCCGAAGCGCGGTTTGCCGAACTGGCATCGATTGCAGATCGCCTTCCAACCGAACTCTCCCCTGCGGCCGATGTGGTGAAGCGCGCCTTGCACGAACTGCGTGTGCACCAGATTGAGCTCGAGATGCAGAATGAGGAACTGCGTGTGGCGCAGGCCGCTCTCCAAGAGTCGCGTGCGCAGTTTGTGGATCTCTATGATTTTGCGCCGGTCGGCTACGTCACGGTGGCGGAATCGGGACTCGTCGTGCACGCGAATCTGCTCGCCGGAACCATGCTGGGCGCCACCCGCTCAGCCATAGTGGGTACGGCATTCTCGCGCTACCTCGATCCACGCGATCGCGACACATTCTTTCTGCTACGCCAGCGCTTAGTCTCGCTCGGTAGCACCCCACCCGTTGACGTGCGGGCAGATAAGCGCGACGGGACTACGCTGTGGGTGCATATCGCGGCGAGTCTCGCCCCAACCACCGACGGCGCCAAGGTTTGCCTCCTGTCGATCACCGATATCACCGCGCGCATCAAGGCAGAGTCCGCGCACCATGCGAGCGAAGAAAAGCTGCAGAGTTTGGTCGAACTCGCTCCGGTCGGCATTGCGATTGTGCACCCCGATAACACCATGTCGTCGTACAACCCAGCATTCGAGCGGATGCTGGGTGCTCCGCCGGTTCAGCTCAAAACCGGGCATTTTGTCTCGCCGAACTACCTGCGCGCCGACGGCACCCCCATGCCGCCAGAAGAGTTTCCTGCCGCACGGGCCGTGCAAGAACAGCGCGCGGTGCGGAACGTGGAAGTGGGGCTCGTCGGGGCTCACGGCGCCATTACCTGGGCAGAGGTCAGTGCCGCGCCGCTCCGCTCCGCCTCCCCGCCTACAACTGCGTGGTGGTGTACACCGATCTCACCGCGCGGAAGCGAGCCACGGAGCAACTGCGCCAGGGCGAAGCGCGCTATCACGGGCTCGTGGAGTGGTCGTATGAGCCGCTGA
- a CDS encoding SET domain-containing protein: MKTSAPHDGVYARIGPSRIHGVGVRAIRAIPAGTLVFHGESERVVWRSRAAVRRMPKAIRALYEDFGMVSGSQIGVPPTLNMLSVGWYVNHADRPNLEAGEDGRFRALRRIRAGEELTADYRTFVDEPLPFRPRRAP, translated from the coding sequence ATGAAGACCAGCGCGCCGCACGACGGCGTCTACGCCCGCATCGGGCCCTCGCGTATCCACGGCGTGGGCGTGCGCGCCATTCGCGCGATTCCAGCCGGGACGCTCGTCTTCCACGGCGAGAGCGAGCGCGTGGTGTGGCGGTCGCGGGCCGCCGTACGGCGGATGCCCAAGGCCATTCGCGCCCTCTACGAGGACTTCGGCATGGTCTCCGGCAGCCAGATTGGCGTGCCGCCCACGCTCAACATGCTCTCAGTGGGCTGGTACGTGAATCACGCCGACCGCCCCAACCTCGAGGCGGGCGAGGACGGCCGCTTTCGCGCGCTCCGGCGCATCAGGGCGGGGGAGGAGCTCACGGCCGACTACCGGACTTTTGTAGACGAACCCCTCCCGTTCCGCCCGCGGCGCGCGCCCTAG
- a CDS encoding ATP-binding protein, whose product MNDVVNGSLEMLRRVIGENVHLEFAPAADLWPVLADAIQLDHILTNLCLNARDAIGDSGSVVVTTSNEIIGEAGHVAKPEAVPGDYVRLTVRDDGSGISQEVLPHIFEPFFTTKGVGKGTGIGLAAVYGAVHQMHGFITVHSERGRGAAFDIYLPRYGKDLVEFPQPVAEADAETPRHGSRGQETILLVEDDAGLLLFAQRVLEEEGYCVIAARSPADAVRFAAAEPRLDLLLTDVVMPGMNGLDLMRTLQATRPSLKCVFMSAYRADDMIERYGLPPEGPFVAKPFRLQEIRATVRAELDRS is encoded by the coding sequence GTGAACGACGTCGTGAACGGCTCGCTTGAAATGCTGCGGCGCGTCATCGGCGAGAACGTGCATCTCGAGTTTGCGCCGGCCGCGGATTTGTGGCCGGTGCTCGCCGACGCAATCCAACTCGACCACATCCTCACAAACCTTTGTTTGAATGCCCGTGACGCGATCGGTGATTCGGGCTCGGTCGTGGTGACCACCAGCAACGAAATCATTGGCGAGGCAGGGCACGTCGCCAAGCCCGAGGCGGTTCCTGGCGACTATGTGCGCCTGACGGTGCGCGACGACGGATCCGGCATTTCCCAAGAGGTACTCCCGCACATCTTCGAGCCGTTCTTCACCACCAAGGGCGTAGGCAAAGGCACAGGGATCGGCCTCGCCGCCGTGTACGGAGCGGTGCACCAGATGCACGGATTCATCACCGTGCACAGCGAACGAGGAAGGGGCGCCGCCTTCGACATCTATCTGCCGCGCTACGGAAAAGATCTAGTGGAATTCCCCCAACCCGTTGCGGAAGCCGATGCGGAAACCCCTCGGCACGGGTCGCGTGGTCAGGAGACGATTTTGCTCGTCGAGGACGACGCGGGACTCCTGCTCTTTGCGCAGCGTGTGCTGGAAGAGGAGGGATACTGCGTGATCGCCGCTCGGAGCCCGGCCGATGCTGTCCGCTTCGCGGCCGCCGAGCCGCGACTCGATCTGCTCCTGACCGATGTGGTCATGCCCGGAATGAACGGCCTAGATTTGATGCGCACCTTGCAGGCCACGCGCCCCTCGCTCAAGTGCGTGTTTATGTCCGCGTACCGCGCCGACGACATGATCGAACGCTACGGACTGCCTCCGGAAGGCCCGTTCGTGGCCAAACCGTTTAGGTTGCAAGAGATTCGAGCAACCGTGCGCGCCGAACTCGACCGCTCATAG
- a CDS encoding saccharopine dehydrogenase NADP-binding domain-containing protein, with protein MTRFKNKILFVGYGAVAECALPILFKHIKVAPENVTVMDFEDRADKLKKWTAKGVHWVRDRVTKKNMGSLLASYVGAGDVVIDLAWNIDACEILDWCHTHGVLYINTSTELWDPYAAGPKQHPTEKTLYWRHMNVRRMMAKWKTKGPTAVLEHGANPGLISHFTKQGLLDIATASLADKKFKGKKAELIGELAQTQAWNHLAHQLGVKVIHCSERDTQISNKPKLVDEFVNTWSIEGFREEGQTTSEMGWGTHEKELPAHAFKHKEGPKNQICLARMGMDVWVRTWVPNYTIRGMVVRHGEAFTISDHLTVWEKGKAVYRPTVHYAYCPTDAAIASLNEMRGYDYKLNDNQRIMNDEITSGSDILGALLMGHPYQSWWTGSDLSIEESRRLVPHQNATTMQVAISVVAATSWMIENPDMGVVVPDDLPHEYILGIAKPYLGKFISTPSDWTPLKNYQNPFPGYNKPDMDKKDPWQFKNFLMKDGE; from the coding sequence ATGACACGATTCAAGAATAAGATTCTCTTCGTCGGCTACGGCGCCGTGGCCGAATGCGCGCTGCCGATTCTCTTCAAGCACATCAAGGTCGCGCCCGAGAACGTCACGGTCATGGACTTTGAGGATCGCGCCGACAAGCTCAAGAAATGGACCGCCAAGGGCGTCCACTGGGTGCGCGACCGCGTGACCAAAAAGAATATGGGCTCGCTCCTCGCCTCGTATGTGGGCGCAGGCGATGTGGTGATTGACCTCGCGTGGAACATTGACGCCTGCGAAATCCTCGACTGGTGCCACACGCACGGCGTGCTCTACATCAACACCTCCACCGAACTGTGGGACCCCTACGCCGCTGGCCCCAAGCAGCATCCCACCGAGAAGACGCTCTATTGGCGGCACATGAACGTCCGCCGTATGATGGCCAAGTGGAAAACCAAGGGCCCGACGGCCGTGCTCGAACACGGCGCGAACCCGGGACTGATCTCGCACTTCACCAAGCAGGGGCTCCTCGACATTGCCACCGCCTCGCTGGCCGATAAGAAGTTCAAGGGCAAAAAAGCCGAACTCATTGGCGAACTCGCGCAGACGCAGGCGTGGAACCACCTCGCGCACCAACTCGGCGTGAAGGTCATCCACTGCTCCGAGCGCGACACGCAAATTTCGAACAAGCCCAAGCTCGTGGACGAGTTCGTGAATACGTGGAGCATCGAAGGCTTCCGCGAGGAAGGACAGACCACTTCCGAAATGGGTTGGGGCACGCACGAGAAGGAACTGCCCGCGCACGCCTTCAAGCACAAGGAAGGCCCCAAGAATCAGATCTGCCTCGCGCGTATGGGCATGGATGTGTGGGTCCGCACCTGGGTGCCGAACTACACCATCCGCGGGATGGTCGTGCGTCACGGCGAAGCGTTCACCATCTCCGATCATCTCACGGTGTGGGAGAAGGGGAAAGCCGTGTACCGCCCGACGGTGCACTACGCCTACTGCCCCACCGACGCGGCCATTGCCTCGCTCAACGAAATGCGCGGCTACGACTACAAGCTGAACGACAATCAGCGCATCATGAATGACGAAATCACCAGCGGCTCCGACATCCTCGGCGCCCTGCTGATGGGCCACCCGTATCAGTCGTGGTGGACGGGCAGTGATTTGAGCATTGAAGAATCGCGCCGCTTGGTGCCGCACCAGAATGCGACCACCATGCAGGTCGCCATTTCCGTAGTGGCCGCCACCTCGTGGATGATCGAGAATCCGGATATGGGCGTGGTGGTGCCGGACGACCTGCCGCACGAGTACATCCTCGGCATTGCCAAGCCGTACCTCGGTAAGTTCATCTCGACGCCGTCGGATTGGACACCGCTCAAGAACTACCAGAATCCGTTCCCGGGGTACAACAAACCGGACATGGACAAGAAAGACCCGTGGCAGTTCAAGAACTTCCTCATGAAGGACGGCGAATGA
- a CDS encoding type III PLP-dependent enzyme, producing MISKARLQKLAEEHGTPLLVIDHDELRKNFQMFRKYLPRVQPYFAVKAGADPAIVRTLFEEGASFDVASMPEFKVVYEKIKHLPARERQQWIWDKIIYANPIKPVETLRELNKYKPLVTFDNLDEIEKIKEHAPKAGLVLRLKVSNTGAMVELSSKFGASPGEAVDLILEADRRGLVVEGISFHVGSQTTNFQNYVEALNLTADIYAEAKARGYTKMNLVDIGGGFPAPYDKTVRPFRELARLINSEIKRLFPKNIEILAEPGRFFVATAGYSVSKIIGRAIRDGKPSYYLDDGVYHTYSGQVFDHCMYPVKAFKRGKAQLSAVFGPTCDAFDVISQAEYLPALNRDDLVYSEKIGAYTYASATTFNGFSPAKVVHVNE from the coding sequence ATGATTTCGAAGGCTCGGCTGCAGAAACTGGCTGAGGAGCACGGCACGCCGCTGCTCGTGATTGACCACGACGAGCTGCGGAAAAACTTCCAGATGTTTCGGAAGTACCTGCCGCGCGTGCAACCGTATTTTGCCGTCAAGGCAGGGGCGGATCCGGCGATCGTGCGCACGCTCTTTGAAGAAGGGGCGAGCTTTGACGTGGCGTCGATGCCCGAGTTCAAAGTTGTGTACGAGAAGATCAAACATTTGCCGGCGCGCGAGCGTCAGCAGTGGATCTGGGACAAGATCATCTACGCCAACCCGATCAAGCCGGTTGAGACGCTGCGGGAGCTCAACAAGTACAAGCCGCTCGTGACGTTCGACAACCTTGACGAAATCGAGAAGATCAAGGAGCACGCGCCCAAGGCTGGGCTCGTGTTGCGGCTCAAGGTGTCGAACACGGGCGCGATGGTTGAGCTGTCGTCAAAGTTCGGCGCGTCGCCCGGCGAGGCGGTGGATTTGATTCTCGAAGCCGACCGACGCGGGCTCGTGGTGGAGGGGATCAGCTTTCACGTGGGCAGCCAGACGACGAACTTCCAGAACTACGTCGAGGCGCTGAACCTCACCGCGGACATTTACGCGGAAGCCAAGGCTCGCGGCTACACCAAGATGAACCTGGTGGACATTGGCGGCGGCTTCCCCGCTCCGTACGACAAGACGGTGCGTCCCTTCCGCGAACTTGCGCGACTCATCAACTCCGAGATCAAGCGCCTGTTCCCAAAGAACATTGAGATTCTCGCTGAGCCAGGTCGTTTTTTTGTGGCGACAGCGGGCTACTCGGTGTCGAAGATTATTGGCCGCGCCATTCGCGACGGCAAGCCGTCCTACTATTTGGATGACGGCGTGTATCACACGTATTCCGGTCAGGTCTTTGACCACTGCATGTATCCCGTGAAAGCGTTCAAACGCGGCAAGGCGCAACTGTCGGCGGTCTTTGGGCCCACGTGCGACGCCTTTGACGTGATTTCTCAGGCAGAGTATTTGCCGGCGCTCAATCGAGATGACTTGGTGTATAGCGAAAAGATTGGCGCGTACACCTACGCATCGGCGACGACATTCAACGGATTTTCGCCGGCAAAGGTGGTGCACGTAAACGAGTAG
- a CDS encoding GNAT family N-acetyltransferase has translation MSRAMVTALTITPVAPHECDALASLMRRTIEPLSYYNARAIRAELIKYTADTLRTLAAAEPQAVLVARRGAEIIGFCVSRFDDGTIWLSWFGTDASARGQGVGAALLAALASTLPARHAHKIWCDSRVENVESKSVLERAGFKRIATLANHWYEQDYFLWEWYPS, from the coding sequence GTGTCGCGCGCCATGGTGACAGCGCTCACCATCACCCCCGTCGCTCCGCACGAGTGTGACGCCCTCGCGTCCCTCATGCGCCGCACTATCGAGCCGCTCTCGTACTACAACGCGCGCGCCATCCGCGCCGAGCTCATCAAATACACCGCCGACACATTGCGCACACTCGCGGCCGCCGAGCCACAGGCCGTGCTCGTGGCCCGGCGCGGCGCCGAGATCATCGGGTTCTGCGTGAGCCGCTTTGACGACGGCACCATTTGGCTCTCCTGGTTTGGCACCGACGCCAGTGCGCGCGGCCAAGGCGTGGGCGCAGCACTCCTCGCCGCGCTGGCGAGCACACTCCCGGCTCGACACGCGCACAAAATCTGGTGCGACTCGCGGGTGGAGAACGTGGAATCGAAGTCCGTCCTCGAACGTGCTGGTTTTAAGCGCATTGCCACGCTCGCCAATCACTGGTACGAGCAGGACTACTTCCTGTGGGAGTGGTACCCGTCGTAA
- a CDS encoding PAS domain S-box protein, with protein sequence MEWSYEPLIVHRDGVIVYVNAAAVRLFGATSASQLVGTPILDRVHPEYRELSSGRMRKVSAEGIDALLLELVFQQLDGSNLNVEVQQTSVVFDGIPAMLASLHDVTAARQADAAIRLHSAALSAAANGIVITDAKGVIVWTNASFGAMSGYSPEETVGKTFRELINSGAQGPGFYQNLWSTILRGETWRGELVNRRKDGTHYTEAETITPLIGLQGAITHFIAVKQDLTERLVLEEQVRQSQKKWSRWGSWPAESRTTSITCWPSSSVRQNLPSRMRPQIHRGARGSSRFTPLALARPTSRDRSSPSRENNAWSRAR encoded by the coding sequence GTGGAGTGGTCGTATGAGCCGCTGATTGTGCACCGCGACGGCGTGATCGTGTACGTGAATGCCGCCGCCGTGCGCCTCTTCGGAGCAACGTCCGCGAGCCAGCTGGTCGGCACCCCCATATTGGATCGGGTGCATCCGGAGTACCGCGAGCTGTCGAGCGGGCGCATGCGCAAAGTCTCCGCCGAGGGCATTGATGCGTTGCTGCTCGAACTCGTCTTTCAGCAACTCGACGGCAGCAATCTGAACGTGGAGGTGCAGCAAACGTCGGTCGTATTCGACGGTATCCCCGCCATGCTGGCCTCGCTGCACGACGTGACGGCCGCGCGCCAAGCCGATGCCGCCATCCGCCTGCACAGCGCCGCCCTCTCGGCGGCAGCGAACGGCATTGTCATCACCGACGCGAAGGGCGTGATCGTGTGGACCAACGCATCCTTCGGGGCGATGAGCGGATATTCGCCTGAGGAAACCGTCGGCAAGACGTTCCGCGAACTGATCAACTCCGGTGCACAGGGACCCGGATTCTACCAGAATCTCTGGTCCACGATTCTCCGCGGCGAAACCTGGCGCGGCGAGCTCGTCAACCGGCGCAAAGATGGCACCCATTACACCGAAGCGGAGACAATCACGCCGCTGATCGGCCTGCAAGGCGCCATCACACATTTTATTGCCGTCAAACAGGATCTCACCGAACGCCTCGTACTCGAAGAGCAAGTGCGGCAGTCGCAAAAAAAATGGAGTCGGTGGGGCAGCTGGCCGGCGGAATCGCGCACGACTTCAATAACATGCTGGCCGTCATCCTCGGTCAGACAGAACTTGCCCTCGCGCATGAGACCGCAGATTCACCGCGGCGCGCGGGGCTCCTCGAGATTCACGCCGCTGGCTCTCGCTCGGCCGACCTCACGAGATCGCTCCTCGCCTTCGCGCGAAAACAACGCTTGGAGTCGCGCGCGTTAA
- a CDS encoding serine hydrolase translates to MVSIRFPAVLVGLALLLPAPRLVAQGSFPSASVDSVFSVYNRTDRPGCAVGVYRNGRVVYSHGYGMAELNQGIAITPKTVFYIASTSKQFTAASVMLLATQGKLSLDDPVRKYVPELPAYADGVTLRHLVHHLSGIRDYLGLWAISGRLGGDEIPEEQALDLIVRQKGLDFTPGSHWAYSNSNYFLLSVIVRRVTGESLRDYANHSLFEPLGMRDTHFHDDRTMIVPRRAEGYEPNGTGGYRIVRTSFALVGDGGLHTTVEDLAKWDENFFNTTVGGGASFVQRLYTRGVLSSGDTTEYAAGLFIKPYLGLPTVSHGGSFIGFRAELLRFPSAHTSVGILCNDYTADPSAMALAVANVVLRDAFARSAAPSATAQSGAGASAQAAQRPSDRFVGRFEFLPGVAASIERAGNGLSMKAMGRDWPLAALNDSTYSADGLPGTLAFRRLADGRTGLMASATMDAPAAPLLPAPVLSAADRARLVGSYFSEELQATYVVKERDGQLMVRGGYGDWMSMEPFQPDQFSTGQAKATVLRDKSGRVTALVLDASRMKNIQLVRVR, encoded by the coding sequence ATGGTCAGCATTCGTTTTCCGGCGGTGCTCGTCGGCCTTGCTCTGCTCCTCCCCGCACCGCGGCTCGTGGCACAGGGCAGCTTTCCGTCCGCTTCGGTGGACTCGGTTTTTTCGGTATACAATCGCACGGATCGGCCGGGGTGCGCGGTGGGGGTGTACCGCAATGGCCGCGTGGTGTACTCCCACGGTTATGGCATGGCAGAGCTCAACCAAGGGATCGCCATAACTCCCAAGACGGTGTTTTACATCGCCTCGACGTCCAAGCAGTTCACGGCGGCGAGTGTGATGCTACTCGCCACGCAGGGCAAGCTGTCGCTCGACGATCCCGTGCGGAAGTACGTTCCCGAACTTCCCGCCTATGCAGACGGCGTCACGCTGCGCCACCTCGTGCATCACCTCAGTGGCATCCGCGACTACCTCGGGCTCTGGGCGATATCGGGCCGCTTGGGGGGCGACGAAATCCCCGAAGAACAAGCGCTCGATCTAATTGTGCGCCAGAAGGGGCTCGACTTTACGCCGGGGAGCCACTGGGCGTATAGCAACTCCAATTATTTCTTGCTCTCGGTGATCGTGCGGCGCGTGACTGGTGAGTCGCTGCGCGACTATGCCAATCACAGCCTGTTTGAGCCGCTCGGCATGCGCGACACGCACTTTCACGACGACCGCACGATGATCGTGCCGCGCCGCGCCGAAGGGTATGAGCCCAATGGCACCGGCGGATATCGCATTGTGCGAACGAGTTTCGCACTGGTGGGCGACGGCGGTCTTCACACGACGGTCGAAGACTTGGCCAAGTGGGATGAAAACTTTTTCAATACGACGGTGGGCGGCGGCGCGTCGTTTGTGCAGCGCCTATATACCCGTGGGGTGCTGAGCAGCGGCGACACCACGGAGTACGCGGCAGGCCTTTTCATAAAGCCGTACCTCGGGCTACCAACGGTGAGTCACGGTGGATCGTTCATTGGATTCCGAGCGGAGCTGCTCCGGTTTCCGTCGGCGCACACGTCCGTCGGCATTCTGTGCAACGATTACACGGCCGACCCCTCGGCGATGGCGCTGGCGGTGGCGAATGTGGTGCTGCGGGATGCGTTTGCGAGGAGCGCGGCGCCGAGTGCGACGGCTCAGAGCGGTGCGGGGGCAAGCGCTCAGGCCGCGCAACGCCCGAGCGACCGCTTTGTGGGACGCTTTGAGTTCCTTCCCGGCGTGGCCGCGAGCATCGAACGAGCCGGTAACGGCCTCAGCATGAAGGCGATGGGGCGCGACTGGCCGCTCGCGGCGCTCAACGACTCGACGTATTCCGCTGATGGATTACCGGGCACGCTCGCGTTTCGCAGGCTCGCCGATGGACGCACGGGGCTGATGGCGTCCGCGACGATGGATGCGCCGGCCGCACCGTTGTTACCCGCACCGGTGCTCTCGGCGGCTGACCGTGCGCGATTGGTTGGTTCGTATTTCAGTGAGGAGTTGCAGGCGACGTACGTCGTGAAAGAGCGCGATGGGCAGCTGATGGTGCGCGGCGGCTACGGCGATTGGATGTCGATGGAGCCGTTTCAACCGGATCAGTTCTCGACTGGGCAGGCCAAGGCGACGGTGTTGCGCGATAAATCCGGAAGAGTGACGGCGCTCGTACTCGACGCGTCGCGGATGAAAAACATTCAATTGGTGAGGGTACGTTGA